From one Brachypodium distachyon strain Bd21 chromosome 4, Brachypodium_distachyon_v3.0, whole genome shotgun sequence genomic stretch:
- the LOC104584928 gene encoding putative disease resistance protein At1g59780 — translation MEFGVALFGALVTNALPKLLAMMEKNKGHPSPLRENVRSIHENLGLIQAAIRTINVSSIGRNVTELQAVGIAQLGRLAADIEDCIDCFHIGKMSPKDFSRKIEQLKGRTKEKHEELQRSIKTANEITAGPATSSATHPAVGAAASAAVPRQLQVLLGNTTGSMPSNLNCLLYFCMFPCDHHVERNSLIRRWLAEGLVIAERDDRSSLQDVAARYLETLITNKIILPIKESNNGKVKRSETPEEILEYISRQSRSTNFMTFYGDREEGMGYIRRLSVRPNSAAGNGVLNVPHEFCYVRTLAVFPAEEPGNYDDVLDFPKYEVLRLLDLKECAHVGDDHLRAICDLLMLKYLSLGSSIVRVPRRVEKLKMLETVDLGKTVVVTVYSEILELPYLRHLLGKLHLCTDDIWLWRKDNLRKFLSKDSRLETLSGFVTGKSKGFIKLMRHMKRLKKVKIWCDSATDKANLKKLRQCIEIFIGEGVGRSLCIDFQESSGQFLESLQAPGSRPSPGSIASLKLRGKLPKFPDFIGQMTGIKQVCLSMTNLSGDEIIGGLSTLTILEYLKLVEQNLEPLVIRPAQFPILKRICLVGVTSLGIEIKAMALPALVSLHLICETLGAHPGTPSVEIMHMAELKEIGLHSALSLNAVIRGRWEAAAGGHPNTPKPLVSFITCP, via the coding sequence ATGGAGTTTGGCGTGGCCCTGTTCGGCGCGTTAGTGACCAACGCCCTGCCGAAGCTGCTGGCGATGATGGAGAAGAACAAGGGACACCCTTCGCCGCTCAGGGAAAACGTTCGGTCCATCCACGAGAACCTCGGGCTGATCCAGGCTGCCATTCGAACTATTAACGTTTCCTCGATCGGCAGAAATGTCACTGAGCTGCAGGCGGTCGGGATCGCGCAGCTGGGACGCCTGGCCGCCGACATCGAAGACTGCATAGATTGCTTCCACATTGGGAAGATGAGCCCCAAAGACTTCTCCCGGAAGATCGAGCAGCTCAAGGGGAGAACAAAGGAGAAGCACGAGGAGTTACAGAGGTCCATCAAGACGGCGAATGAGATCACCGCTGGGCCAGCGACCTCCTCTGCAACTCATCCGGCTGTcggtgctgctgcttctgctgctgttCCCCGGCAGCTTCAGGTGCTTCTCGGCAACACCACCGGCTCTATGCCTTCTAATCTCAACTGCTTGCTGTATTTCTGCATGTTCCCTTGTGATCACCATGTCGAGAGGAACTCTCTGATACGGCGGTGGCTGGCCGAAGGGCTCGTGATCGCCGAACGAGACGATCGCAGCAGTCTCCAGGATGTCGCGGCGCGGTACCTGGAGACCCTCATCACCAACAAGATCATCCTGCCGATTAAAGAGAGCAACAACGGGAAGGTGAAGCGGTCCGAGACCCCCGAAGAGATTCTCGAGTACATTTCCCGGCAGTCCAGGTCCACGAATTTCATGACCTTCTATGGCGACAGGGAAGAAGGGATGGGGTATATCCGAAGGCTTTCTGTCCGTCCCAACAGTGCTGCTGGGAATGGGGTGCTCAACGTGCCCCATGAGTTCTGTTATGTCCGGACTCTGGCCGTGTTTCCTGCCGAGGAACCAGGAAATTATGACGATGTCCTCGACTTTCCAAAGTATGAGGTGCTTCGGTTGTTGGATCTGAAAGAATGTGCTCATGTGGGTGACGATCATCTCAGAGCCATATGCGACCTGCTGATGCTGAAATACCTCAGCCTCGGGAGCAGCATCGTCCGTGTTCCGAGGAGAGTGGAGAAACTGAAGATGTTGGAGACAGTCGACCTGGGCAAAACCGTAGTGGTTACCGTTTACTCTGAAATCCTTGAGCTGCCCTATTTGAGACACCTCCTTGGGAAGCTTCACCTGTGTACAGATGACATCTGGTTGTGGAGGAAGGATAACCTACGAAAGTTCTTGTCCAAAGATAGTAGGCTGGAGACGCTTTCAGGATTTGTCACCGGCAAGAGCAAAGGGTTCATAAAGCTCATGAGGCACATGAAGCGGTTGAAGAAGGTCAAGATATGGTGTGATTCTGCTACAGACAAAGCTAACCTGAAGAAACTCAGACAATGCATCGAGATATTCATTGGGGAAGGCGTTGGTCGCTCCCTATGCATCGACTTCCAGGAATCCTCCGGCCAATTCCTGGAATCTCTCCAAGCTCCCGGCAGCCGACCTTCTCCCGGCAGCATTGCGTCGCTCAAGCTGCGAGGCAAGCTGCCCAAATTCCCAGACTTTATTGGACAGATGACAGGTATCAAGCAGGTCTGTCTTTCAATGACTAATCTGAGCGGGGATGAGATTATAGGCGGCCTGAGCACTTTGACTATACTGGAATACCTGAAGCTGGTGGAACAAAACCTGGAACCTCTGGTCATCAGACCTGCGCAATTCCCAATCCTGAAGAGGATATGCCTTGTGGGCGTTACAAGTCTCGGCATAGAAATCAAAGCTATGGCTCTCCCTGCGCTTGTCTCACTGCATTTGATCTGTGAAACTCTTGGTGCTCATCCTGGGACTCCTAGCGTCGAGATCATGCACATGGCAGAACTAAAGGAAATCGGGCTACATTCTGCACTCTCGCTCAATGCAGTCATAAGGGGCAGATGGGAAGCAGCTGCAGGGGGGCATCCGAACACACCCAAGCCTTTGGTTTCATTCATTACATGCCCCTAA